The Methylobacterium currus genome contains a region encoding:
- a CDS encoding SDR family NAD(P)-dependent oxidoreductase: MDLKLGGKTALVTGATAGIGLAIARRLAAEGAEVLLPGRNQAKLDAAAQAIAAEPGARAPRTVLADPATAEGAAALVAAVPEVDILVNNLGIYESKAFEEISDSDWHRLFEVNVVSGARLAQAYFPGMLARTSGRIVFVSSESGLVPPPDMLHYAVTKTAQLTIARGLAQRTRGTGVTVNSVMPGPTRSEGIVDFLKSVASDPNAPADELEAEFFRVHRPLSLLARMIEPEEIAGLVAYLASPLAAATNGASLRVEGGIVPTVA; this comes from the coding sequence ATGGACCTCAAGCTCGGCGGCAAGACCGCCCTCGTCACCGGCGCCACCGCCGGCATCGGCCTCGCCATCGCCCGCCGCCTCGCGGCGGAAGGCGCCGAGGTGCTGCTGCCCGGGCGCAACCAGGCCAAGCTCGACGCGGCGGCGCAGGCGATCGCGGCCGAGCCCGGTGCGCGGGCGCCCCGCACGGTGCTGGCCGATCCGGCGACGGCCGAGGGCGCGGCGGCGCTGGTCGCGGCGGTGCCCGAGGTCGACATCCTGGTCAACAACCTCGGCATCTACGAATCGAAGGCGTTCGAGGAGATCAGCGATTCCGACTGGCACCGCCTGTTCGAGGTCAACGTGGTCTCGGGCGCCCGGCTGGCCCAGGCCTATTTCCCCGGCATGCTGGCGCGGACGTCCGGGCGGATCGTGTTCGTGTCGAGCGAGTCCGGCCTCGTGCCGCCGCCCGACATGCTGCACTACGCGGTGACGAAGACCGCCCAGCTCACCATCGCCCGGGGCCTCGCCCAGCGCACCCGCGGCACCGGCGTGACGGTCAATTCCGTGATGCCCGGCCCGACCCGCTCGGAGGGCATCGTGGACTTTCTCAAGAGCGTCGCCTCGGACCCGAATGCCCCTGCGGACGAGCTGGAGGCGGAATTCTTCCGGGTCCACCGCCCGCTCTCGCTCCTCGCCCGCATGATCGAGCCCGAGGAGATCGCCGGCCTCGTCGCCTATCTGGCGAGCCCGCTCGCCGCGGCGACCAACGGGGCGAGCCTGCGGGTCGAGGGCGGGATCGTGCCGACCGTCGCCTGA
- a CDS encoding endonuclease/exonuclease/phosphatase family protein, which produces MLRVLTYNVRRCLGADGRLDPERIAAVIAACRADVVALQELDVGRARSGGIDQAEAIAAHLGMRSHFHPAMRVMEELYGDAILTALPSRLVRAAALPGRAGCEPRGALWAAVAAGGAEVQVVTTHLGLHRHERRAQAEALLGPAFLGDPACRDPVVLLGDFNALPGSSVHRRLAARLPDAQGHQAWLRPTFPARLPLLRIDHVFVSRGIAVRDVRPLGGRLARVASDHLPLVADLDLAPALGPRISVPREEPA; this is translated from the coding sequence TTGCTCCGCGTCCTCACCTACAACGTGCGCCGCTGCCTCGGCGCCGACGGCCGTCTCGACCCGGAGCGCATCGCCGCGGTGATCGCCGCCTGCCGGGCGGACGTGGTGGCGCTCCAGGAACTCGATGTCGGGCGTGCCCGCAGCGGCGGGATCGACCAGGCCGAGGCGATCGCCGCCCATCTCGGCATGCGCTCCCACTTCCACCCGGCGATGCGGGTAATGGAGGAGCTCTACGGCGACGCGATCCTGACCGCCCTCCCCTCACGGCTGGTGCGGGCGGCAGCCCTGCCGGGCCGGGCCGGCTGCGAGCCCCGCGGCGCGCTCTGGGCCGCCGTCGCCGCCGGCGGCGCCGAGGTGCAGGTCGTCACGACGCATCTCGGTCTCCACCGGCACGAGCGGCGGGCGCAGGCCGAGGCGCTGCTCGGGCCCGCCTTCCTCGGCGATCCGGCCTGCCGCGACCCGGTGGTGCTGCTCGGCGACTTCAACGCCCTGCCGGGATCCAGCGTCCATCGCCGCCTCGCCGCCCGGCTGCCGGACGCGCAAGGGCATCAGGCCTGGTTGCGGCCGACCTTCCCGGCCCGGTTGCCGCTCCTGCGCATCGACCACGTCTTCGTCAGCCGCGGCATCGCGGTGCGGGACGTGCGCCCGCTCGGCGGCAGGCTCGCCCGGGTCGCCTCCGACCACCTGCCGCTCGTCGCCGATCTCGACCTCGCGCCGGCCCTCGGCCCCCGCATCTCCGTGCCCCGAGAGGAACCCGCGTGA
- a CDS encoding YbhN family protein → MTQSPGQAKDGEPTKDSKERMSARRRVWTILLTVLSVALGGYLLYRTLAGYSLAQLVESVRALPASRLAAAGGFAAASYLCLTGIDWLALRAAGTPLPYRRVALAAFISLSLGHSIGFAGLSSGAIRYRFYTRWGLKTADVAKAVLFCGVTVAVGLMALGAVAVLVHPGLAREVTGLREGAVLAAGLACAGGVAAYLGLAAWWRKPLTVRRWSIEMPPLPLAAAQVGLGAVNFALVSACLHQVLAAVSDVGYLAVASVFVIANAAVLITHVPGGVGVIESVVVHLLPKTDVIGPLIAFRCLYFLGPLALGLLAFAVTEAVFRWRDAGGAAATPSRTAAPGPAARS, encoded by the coding sequence GTGACGCAGTCCCCAGGACAAGCCAAGGACGGCGAGCCGACCAAGGACAGCAAGGAACGGATGTCCGCCCGCCGCCGGGTCTGGACCATCCTCCTCACCGTTCTCAGCGTGGCCCTCGGCGGCTACCTGCTCTACCGCACGCTCGCCGGCTACAGCCTCGCGCAGCTCGTCGAATCCGTGCGGGCGCTTCCCGCCAGCCGGCTCGCCGCCGCCGGGGGCTTCGCCGCCGCGAGCTATCTCTGCCTCACCGGGATCGACTGGCTGGCTCTGCGCGCCGCCGGCACGCCGCTGCCCTACCGGCGGGTGGCGCTCGCCGCCTTCATCAGCCTGTCGCTCGGCCACAGCATCGGCTTCGCGGGCCTCAGCAGCGGGGCGATCCGCTACCGCTTCTACACCCGCTGGGGCCTCAAGACCGCGGACGTCGCCAAGGCGGTCCTGTTCTGCGGCGTCACCGTCGCGGTCGGCCTGATGGCGCTCGGCGCCGTCGCGGTGCTGGTCCATCCCGGCCTCGCCCGGGAGGTGACGGGGTTACGGGAAGGCGCCGTCCTGGCGGCGGGCCTCGCCTGCGCGGGCGGCGTCGCGGCCTATCTCGGGCTGGCCGCCTGGTGGCGAAAGCCGCTGACCGTGCGGCGCTGGTCGATCGAGATGCCGCCGCTGCCGCTCGCGGCGGCGCAGGTGGGCCTGGGCGCGGTCAACTTCGCCCTGGTCTCGGCCTGCCTGCACCAGGTGCTGGCGGCGGTCTCCGACGTCGGCTACCTCGCCGTCGCCTCCGTCTTCGTCATCGCCAATGCGGCGGTGCTCATCACGCACGTGCCCGGCGGCGTCGGGGTGATCGAGAGCGTGGTCGTCCACCTCCTGCCGAAGACCGACGTCATCGGCCCGCTGATCGCCTTCCGGTGCCTGTACTTCCTCGGTCCCCTGGCGCTCGGCCTCCTCGCCTTCGCGGTCACCGAGGCGGTGTTCCGGTGGCGCGATGCGGGCGGGGCGGCCGCTACGCCGTCCCGAACGGCCGCTCCGGGTCCAGCAGCTCGGAGCTGA
- a CDS encoding phospholipase D-like domain-containing protein, whose translation MTMDPARDATETLFEPGRTCCCVARAERVAVMIDSAEYFGRLEDALRQAQSSILIVGWDFDGRIRLRHDASPEESPPLGPLLRDLAARRPGLEVRVLVWSVATVHGPGATLPLLFGAEWEAHPRITVRLDTHHPLYAAHHQKLVCIDDRLAFCGGIDLTVGRWDTTAHTAGDRLRTNPDGELYPPVHDLQMAVDGEAAARLGDLARERWRAATGEVLAPVASAGPVWPQGLGALFTDIPVAIARTMPLQGDEPSVEEAAALTAASLAAARETIYLEAQYLTANFVADALAAHLAAEAGPEIVVVLTRRSHNFTERVAMGTPRDRVLRRLRAVDRFGRLFVAYPVVPGPEGDCEIEIHAKLVIIDDRFLRIGSSNLNNRSVALDTECDLAVEARNPEECAAIRGLRDRLVAEHLGVEPDVMAEAIGQEGLLAAIRRHMGGPRSLRVCEVPEEEGLLDPLVSSELLDPERPFGTA comes from the coding sequence ATGACCATGGACCCTGCGCGCGACGCGACCGAGACCCTGTTCGAGCCCGGCCGCACCTGCTGCTGCGTGGCGCGGGCCGAACGGGTCGCGGTGATGATCGACTCCGCCGAGTACTTCGGCCGGCTGGAGGATGCTTTGCGCCAGGCGCAATCCTCGATCCTGATCGTCGGCTGGGACTTCGACGGGCGCATCCGCCTGCGCCACGACGCGAGCCCGGAGGAGTCGCCGCCCCTCGGGCCGCTCCTGCGCGACCTCGCGGCCCGGCGGCCCGGGCTCGAGGTGCGGGTGCTGGTCTGGAGCGTCGCGACGGTGCACGGGCCGGGCGCGACGCTGCCGCTCCTGTTCGGGGCCGAGTGGGAGGCGCATCCGCGGATCACCGTGCGCCTCGACACGCATCACCCCCTCTACGCGGCGCATCACCAGAAGCTCGTCTGCATCGACGACCGCCTCGCCTTCTGCGGCGGCATCGACCTCACGGTCGGGCGCTGGGACACCACCGCCCACACGGCCGGCGACCGCCTGCGCACCAATCCCGACGGCGAGCTCTACCCGCCGGTGCACGACCTGCAGATGGCGGTGGACGGCGAGGCGGCCGCGCGCCTCGGCGATCTCGCCCGCGAGCGCTGGCGCGCCGCCACCGGCGAGGTGCTGGCCCCGGTGGCGAGTGCCGGCCCGGTCTGGCCGCAGGGCTTGGGCGCGCTCTTCACCGACATCCCGGTCGCCATCGCCCGCACCATGCCGCTCCAGGGGGACGAGCCCTCGGTCGAGGAGGCGGCGGCGCTCACCGCCGCGTCCCTCGCCGCCGCCAGGGAGACGATCTACCTCGAGGCGCAGTACCTCACGGCCAATTTCGTCGCCGACGCCCTCGCCGCCCATCTGGCGGCGGAGGCGGGGCCGGAGATCGTGGTAGTGCTCACGCGCCGCTCGCACAACTTCACCGAGCGCGTCGCCATGGGCACGCCGCGGGACCGGGTGCTGCGCCGCTTGCGCGCCGTCGACCGCTTCGGGCGCCTGTTCGTCGCCTATCCGGTGGTGCCGGGACCCGAGGGAGATTGCGAGATCGAGATCCACGCCAAGCTCGTCATCATCGACGACCGGTTCCTGCGCATCGGCTCCTCGAACCTCAACAACCGCTCGGTCGCTCTCGACACCGAGTGCGACCTCGCGGTCGAGGCCCGCAATCCGGAGGAGTGCGCCGCGATCCGCGGGTTGCGCGACCGCCTGGTGGCTGAGCATCTGGGCGTCGAGCCGGACGTGATGGCCGAGGCGATCGGGCAGGAGGGGCTCCTGGCGGCGATCCGCCGTCACATGGGCGGGCCGCGCAGCTTGCGGGTCTGCGAGGTGCCGGAGGAGGAGGGCCTGCTCGATCCGCTGGTCAGCTCCGAGCTGCTGGACCCGGAGCGGCCGTTCGGGACGGCGTAG
- a CDS encoding YdcF family protein, with the protein MTTRTGDVVGWSWSGGGSEGPPPSRWSLRRRLALALTGLGLAAGLAFGLGFLAFVAGLARSERLPLGPSDGIVALTGGAQRIEDAMDLLAGGYGRRLLITGVNERTSRDEIARLNPGQQHLIACCVDLDYRARNTIGNAIEIRRWMRENGFRSVAVVTSNYHMPRTLVELDHALAEGHQVVPHPVVPEGVDPDQWWRHPASARLLASEYAKFLVAWVRTRFETDPEHSSAAVLVSRGHPVKMVAEPLVR; encoded by the coding sequence ATGACAACGCGAACCGGCGACGTGGTGGGCTGGTCCTGGTCGGGCGGCGGATCCGAGGGACCGCCCCCGTCCCGGTGGAGCCTGCGCCGCCGCCTCGCCCTCGCTCTCACCGGTCTCGGCCTTGCCGCCGGCCTCGCCTTCGGCCTCGGCTTCCTCGCCTTCGTGGCCGGCCTCGCCCGCTCCGAGCGGCTGCCGCTCGGCCCCTCCGACGGGATCGTGGCCCTCACGGGCGGGGCCCAGCGCATCGAGGATGCGATGGACCTGCTCGCCGGCGGCTACGGCCGACGCCTGCTCATCACCGGGGTCAACGAGCGCACCAGCCGCGACGAGATCGCCCGGCTCAACCCCGGCCAGCAGCACCTGATCGCCTGCTGCGTCGATCTCGACTACCGGGCCCGCAACACCATCGGCAACGCGATCGAGATCCGGCGCTGGATGCGCGAGAACGGGTTCCGGAGCGTCGCGGTGGTGACCTCGAACTACCACATGCCGCGCACGCTGGTGGAGCTCGACCACGCGCTGGCGGAGGGCCACCAGGTGGTGCCGCACCCGGTCGTCCCCGAGGGGGTCGACCCGGACCAGTGGTGGCGCCACCCGGCCTCGGCGCGGCTGCTCGCCTCGGAATACGCGAAGTTCCTGGTCGCCTGGGTCCGCACCCGGTTCGAGACCGACCCCGAGCATTCGAGCGCGGCGGTGCTGGTCAGCCGCGGCCACCCGGTGAAGATGGTGGCCGAGCCGCTGGTGCGGTGA
- a CDS encoding ABC transporter ATP-binding protein → MLEVRGLSTAYQGLLAIQGVSIEVESGEIVVVAGANGAGKSTLLKSIAGMERPKSGEVVFDGARLDGLPGHAITAKGIAYVPENKRLFPRLSVSDNLRLGSYLHRKAADREAPLERVFALFPRLKERLPQRAGTLSGGEQQMLAIGRALMTRPRLLMLDEPSQGIMPKLVDEIFSAIEAIRASGTTILLVEQRLAESLGIADRAYVLQTGRLMLSGPAATLRDDPEVRRVYLGI, encoded by the coding sequence CTGCTTGAGGTCCGCGGGCTCTCCACCGCCTATCAGGGCCTCTTGGCCATCCAGGGCGTCTCGATCGAGGTCGAGAGCGGCGAGATCGTCGTCGTGGCGGGTGCCAACGGCGCCGGCAAGTCGACGCTCCTGAAATCCATCGCCGGGATGGAGCGCCCGAAATCCGGTGAGGTGGTGTTCGACGGCGCCCGCCTCGACGGCCTGCCCGGCCACGCCATCACCGCCAAGGGCATCGCCTACGTGCCGGAGAACAAGCGGCTGTTTCCGCGCCTGTCCGTCTCCGACAACCTGCGGCTCGGCAGCTATCTCCACCGCAAGGCCGCCGACCGCGAGGCACCGCTGGAGCGGGTCTTCGCCCTGTTTCCCCGCCTCAAGGAGCGCCTGCCGCAGCGCGCCGGCACCCTCTCGGGCGGCGAGCAGCAGATGCTCGCCATCGGCCGCGCCCTGATGACGCGGCCGCGCCTGCTGATGCTCGACGAGCCCTCGCAGGGCATCATGCCCAAGCTCGTCGACGAGATCTTCTCCGCCATCGAGGCGATCCGCGCCTCGGGCACCACGATCCTCCTGGTGGAGCAGCGCCTGGCCGAGTCGCTCGGCATCGCCGACCGCGCCTACGTGCTCCAGACCGGCCGCCTGATGCTGAGCGGGCCCGCCGCGACGCTGCGGGACGATCCGGAGGTGCGGCGGGTGTATCTGGGGATTTGA
- a CDS encoding ABC transporter ATP-binding protein, giving the protein MRIDHVTLRFGGLVANADVSLDVPEGQILGLLGPNGAGKSTLFNLISGTYQPSEGKIVFQGEDITLLSAPERCRRGIARTFQVPRSFDSMNVVENVIVGGFARHASAAAARRVALETLDFAGLAHRAEAVAGELTPPEKRRLDVARALATGPKLLLLDEVLTGLTPSEAKAGVELIRKVAGRGVTVIMVEHVMEVVMPLVDRAVVLHLGRVLAEGHPTEVVRHEGVITAYLGERHRAA; this is encoded by the coding sequence CTGCGCATCGACCACGTGACGCTCCGCTTCGGCGGCCTCGTCGCCAATGCGGATGTCAGCCTCGACGTGCCGGAGGGGCAGATCCTCGGCCTGCTCGGGCCGAACGGCGCCGGCAAGTCGACCCTGTTCAACCTGATCTCCGGCACCTACCAGCCGAGCGAGGGAAAAATCGTCTTCCAGGGCGAGGACATCACCCTGCTCTCGGCCCCCGAGCGCTGCCGGCGCGGCATCGCCCGCACCTTCCAGGTGCCGCGCTCCTTCGACTCGATGAACGTGGTCGAGAACGTGATCGTCGGCGGCTTCGCCCGCCACGCCAGCGCCGCCGCGGCCCGCCGCGTCGCCCTCGAAACGCTCGACTTCGCCGGGCTCGCCCACCGGGCCGAGGCGGTGGCGGGGGAACTGACACCACCCGAGAAGCGCCGCCTGGACGTGGCGCGCGCGCTCGCCACCGGGCCGAAGCTCCTCCTCCTCGACGAGGTGCTGACGGGCCTGACCCCGAGCGAGGCCAAGGCCGGCGTCGAGCTGATCCGCAAGGTCGCAGGCCGCGGCGTCACCGTCATCATGGTGGAGCACGTGATGGAGGTGGTGATGCCGCTCGTCGACCGCGCCGTGGTGCTGCATCTCGGCCGCGTGCTGGCCGAGGGCCACCCGACCGAGGTGGTGCGCCACGAGGGCGTCATCACCGCCTATCTGGGGGAGCGCCACCGTGCTGCTTGA
- a CDS encoding branched-chain amino acid ABC transporter permease — protein MTTLTTALAPGSAPARAEASYAAKRRRKLIVAALVFAALAALPYGIRDVYLQNVLILTLMYAALSQSWNILGGYCGQVSLGHALYFGIGAYATSVLFVNYGVLPWFGMLAGGMLSALVALVLGYPCFRLAGHYFSIATIVIAEIGLLLVHNWDFVGGAMGIQWPFNPDSWWTLQFARDKIPYVHFAIGFLAVVWFVTWLIEGSRWGYWWRAVKDDAQAAESLGVEVFRSKMAAAAVSASFTAIGGGFYAAYVSYIDPESVMSFRFSLLFALPAVLGGIGTLWGPLVGAAILIPLTEISRSYLGGSGNGLDLMLYGVLVMVVALARPEGVLSLFRRTRKARNEEATP, from the coding sequence ATGACCACGCTGACCACCGCCCTCGCGCCGGGCTCCGCCCCCGCCCGGGCCGAGGCGAGCTATGCGGCCAAGCGCCGGCGCAAGCTGATCGTCGCCGCCCTGGTCTTCGCCGCCCTCGCCGCGCTCCCCTACGGCATCCGCGACGTCTACCTGCAGAACGTCCTGATCCTCACCCTGATGTACGCCGCGCTCTCGCAGAGCTGGAACATCTTAGGGGGCTATTGCGGCCAGGTCTCGCTCGGTCACGCCCTCTATTTCGGGATCGGCGCCTACGCCACCTCGGTCCTGTTCGTCAATTACGGCGTGCTGCCGTGGTTCGGCATGCTGGCGGGCGGGATGCTGTCGGCGCTCGTGGCGCTCGTCCTCGGCTATCCGTGCTTTCGCCTCGCCGGCCACTACTTCTCGATCGCCACCATCGTGATCGCGGAGATCGGCCTCCTTCTGGTTCACAACTGGGACTTCGTCGGCGGCGCGATGGGCATCCAGTGGCCGTTCAACCCCGACTCGTGGTGGACGCTCCAGTTCGCCCGCGACAAGATCCCCTACGTCCACTTCGCCATCGGCTTCCTGGCGGTCGTCTGGTTCGTCACCTGGCTGATCGAGGGCTCGCGCTGGGGCTATTGGTGGCGCGCGGTCAAGGACGACGCCCAGGCCGCCGAGAGCCTCGGCGTCGAGGTCTTCCGCTCCAAGATGGCGGCGGCGGCGGTCTCGGCCTCCTTCACCGCCATCGGCGGCGGCTTCTACGCGGCTTACGTCTCCTACATCGATCCCGAGAGCGTGATGAGCTTCCGCTTCTCGCTGCTCTTCGCGCTGCCGGCGGTGCTCGGCGGCATCGGCACCCTGTGGGGGCCCCTCGTCGGCGCCGCGATCCTGATCCCGCTCACCGAGATCAGCCGCTCCTATCTCGGCGGCAGCGGCAACGGCCTCGACCTGATGCTCTACGGCGTGCTCGTCATGGTGGTGGCGCTGGCCCGGCCCGAAGGCGTGCTCAGCCTGTTCCGCCGCACCCGCAAGGCCCGCAACGAGGAGGCGACACCGTGA
- a CDS encoding branched-chain amino acid ABC transporter permease has protein sequence MTTQALVQVLASGLLMGLIYALIAVGLSLIFGLMDVVNFAHGEFLMLAMYATFGLVLVTRLDPVVLMPLVAALLFVLGAAAYLGVVRFAMRAKANQGMVQIFATFGLAILLQGAAQYLFTPDYRNVQNTWLGGRTLELGGVFLPWPQIFGAFVSLAAFGGLHLLMSRTDFGRALEATREDQGAVALVGIDRNRVFALGWGLGAALVGLAGAVLAIFYYIHPQVGASFALIAYVTVALGGFGSVGGALVAGIIVGLVEAFTAVILPPALKSVGVYALYLAVVFWRPQGLFGRL, from the coding sequence ATGACGACGCAAGCCCTGGTACAGGTGCTGGCGAGCGGCCTCCTGATGGGCTTGATCTACGCCCTGATCGCGGTCGGCCTCTCGCTGATCTTCGGCCTGATGGACGTGGTGAACTTCGCCCATGGCGAGTTCCTGATGCTCGCCATGTACGCGACCTTCGGGCTGGTGCTGGTCACCCGGCTCGATCCGGTGGTGCTGATGCCGCTCGTCGCGGCCCTGCTCTTCGTGCTCGGGGCCGCCGCCTATCTGGGCGTGGTGCGCTTCGCCATGCGGGCCAAGGCCAACCAGGGCATGGTGCAGATCTTCGCGACCTTCGGGCTCGCGATCCTGCTCCAGGGCGCCGCCCAGTACCTGTTCACGCCGGATTACCGCAACGTCCAGAACACCTGGCTCGGCGGGCGCACCCTTGAGCTCGGCGGCGTGTTCCTGCCCTGGCCGCAGATCTTCGGCGCTTTCGTCTCGCTCGCCGCCTTCGGCGGCCTGCATCTCCTGATGAGCCGCACCGATTTCGGCCGGGCGCTGGAAGCCACCCGCGAGGACCAGGGCGCCGTGGCCCTCGTCGGCATCGACCGCAACCGGGTCTTCGCCCTCGGCTGGGGTCTCGGGGCGGCGCTCGTCGGCCTCGCCGGCGCGGTACTGGCGATCTTCTACTACATCCATCCCCAGGTCGGCGCGAGCTTCGCCCTCATCGCCTACGTCACGGTGGCGCTCGGCGGCTTCGGCAGCGTCGGCGGCGCGCTCGTCGCCGGGATCATCGTCGGCCTCGTCGAGGCCTTCACGGCGGTGATCCTGCCGCCGGCGCTCAAATCCGTCGGCGTCTACGCCCTCTACCTCGCGGTGGTGTTCTGGCGGCCGCAAGGCCTGTTCGGGAGGCTTTAG
- a CDS encoding ABC transporter substrate-binding protein produces the protein MIRRRELLVGAGALSLASLRGAPARAAAPEVVVGVLYAMSGASAQVGVDARHAIETALDLINNDHDLDLPGAKGVGLAGMGGAKIRLVFADHQADPQKGRAEAERLITQDKVAALVGCYQSAVSATVSATAERYGVPFVCADSSSPSLHRKGLKYFFRPAAHDEMFSTAMFDFLDAQRKQGQKIDSVALFFEDTIYGVDSSTVQRKLAAERGYKLVADVKYKSNSPSLTAEVQQLKTANADVLLPTSYTTDAILLTKTMAELGYKPKSIIAQAAGFSEKVTYDAVGDKLQGLISRGSFSLDLAAKRPMVATVNSMYKARAGRDLNDNSSRQFMALIVLADALDRAGSTDGQKIRAALAATDIPGTRTVMPWTKVAFGPDGQNTHADPVLLQWIGDKFVTVFPESAAVAPAKWPMNM, from the coding sequence ATGATTCGTCGTCGAGAACTCTTGGTGGGCGCCGGCGCCCTCTCGCTCGCGTCCTTGAGGGGCGCCCCGGCCCGCGCGGCGGCGCCGGAAGTGGTGGTTGGCGTGCTCTACGCCATGTCGGGGGCGAGCGCGCAGGTCGGCGTGGACGCCCGCCACGCCATCGAGACGGCGCTCGACCTCATCAACAACGACCACGACCTCGACCTGCCGGGCGCCAAGGGCGTCGGCCTCGCCGGCATGGGCGGCGCGAAGATCCGCCTGGTCTTCGCCGACCATCAGGCCGATCCCCAGAAGGGCCGCGCCGAGGCCGAGCGCCTCATCACCCAGGACAAGGTCGCGGCCCTCGTCGGCTGCTACCAGTCGGCGGTCTCCGCCACGGTGAGCGCCACCGCCGAGCGCTACGGCGTGCCCTTCGTCTGCGCCGATTCCTCCTCGCCGAGCCTGCACCGCAAGGGCCTGAAGTACTTCTTCCGCCCGGCCGCGCACGACGAGATGTTCTCGACCGCGATGTTCGACTTCCTCGACGCCCAGCGCAAGCAGGGCCAGAAAATCGACTCGGTCGCGCTGTTCTTCGAGGACACGATCTACGGCGTCGATTCCTCGACCGTGCAGCGCAAGCTGGCGGCCGAGCGCGGCTACAAGCTCGTCGCCGACGTGAAGTACAAGAGCAACTCGCCCTCGCTGACCGCCGAGGTGCAGCAGCTCAAGACGGCCAACGCCGACGTATTGCTGCCGACGAGCTACACCACCGACGCGATCCTGCTCACCAAGACCATGGCCGAGCTCGGCTACAAGCCGAAGAGCATCATCGCGCAGGCCGCCGGCTTCTCCGAGAAGGTCACCTACGACGCGGTCGGCGACAAGCTCCAGGGGCTGATCTCCCGCGGCAGCTTCTCCCTCGACCTCGCCGCCAAGCGCCCGATGGTCGCGACCGTCAACAGCATGTACAAGGCCCGGGCCGGCCGCGACCTCAACGACAATTCCTCGCGCCAGTTCATGGCGCTGATCGTGCTCGCCGACGCCCTCGACCGCGCCGGCTCGACCGACGGACAGAAGATCCGCGCCGCGCTCGCCGCCACCGACATCCCGGGCACCCGCACGGTGATGCCCTGGACCAAGGTGGCCTTCGGCCCCGACGGCCAGAACACCCACGCCGACCCGGTGCTGCTGCAATGGATCGGCGACAAGTTCGTCACCGTCTTCCCGGAATCCGCCGCGGTGGCGCCCGCCAAGTGGCCGATGAACATGTAG
- a CDS encoding putative hydro-lyase: MTFPFDRARMSGEAARLACRSGAITGCTAGIADGYVQGNLAILPADLADEFLLFAQRNPKPCPIIGVSAKGERRIPELGLDLDIATDIPGYRVWRDGVVVEERASVADLWRDDLVAFVIGCSYSFEAAMAEDGLPLRHVEMGVRVPMYRTSIPCAPAGRFAGPMVVSMRPLTPAQAIRAVQITTRFPSVHGAPVHLGRPDLIGIRDIQAPDYGDPVEIRDDEIPVFWACGVTPQSVIAAVRPAFAITHAPGCMLITDRRNSEFAVL; encoded by the coding sequence ATGACCTTTCCCTTCGATCGGGCGCGGATGAGCGGCGAGGCGGCCCGGCTCGCCTGCCGCAGTGGCGCCATCACCGGTTGCACCGCGGGCATCGCCGACGGCTACGTGCAGGGCAACCTCGCAATCCTGCCCGCCGACCTCGCCGACGAGTTCCTGCTCTTCGCCCAGCGCAACCCGAAGCCGTGCCCGATCATCGGGGTCTCGGCGAAGGGCGAGCGCCGCATCCCGGAACTCGGCCTCGACCTCGACATCGCCACGGATATCCCCGGCTACCGGGTCTGGCGCGACGGCGTGGTGGTGGAGGAGCGCGCTTCCGTCGCGGATCTGTGGCGCGACGACCTCGTGGCCTTCGTGATCGGCTGCTCCTACTCGTTCGAGGCGGCGATGGCCGAGGACGGCCTGCCGCTGCGCCACGTCGAGATGGGGGTGCGGGTGCCGATGTACCGCACCAGCATCCCTTGCGCCCCGGCCGGCCGCTTCGCCGGGCCGATGGTGGTGTCGATGCGCCCCCTCACACCCGCCCAGGCGATCCGCGCGGTGCAGATCACCACGCGCTTCCCCTCCGTCCACGGCGCGCCGGTGCATCTCGGCCGGCCGGACCTGATCGGCATCCGCGACATCCAGGCGCCCGATTACGGCGACCCGGTCGAGATCCGCGACGACGAGATCCCGGTCTTCTGGGCCTGCGGCGTGACCCCGCAATCGGTGATCGCCGCCGTGCGGCCGGCCTTCGCCATCACCCACGCCCCCGGCTGCATGCTGATCACCGACCGGCGCAACAGCGAGTTCGCCGTTCTCTGA